A single genomic interval of Helianthus annuus cultivar XRQ/B chromosome 6, HanXRQr2.0-SUNRISE, whole genome shotgun sequence harbors:
- the LOC110865428 gene encoding RHOMBOID-like protein 1: protein MEESRRSEIRLKVNSRRFGGGNIIHPVEVEQSSPTPFPAAVNQSQTPSPFREVKHFKKWLPWLIPTFVIADTVLFIITMYVNDCPKNSVSCIATFLKRLSFQPFKENPLLGPSSETLHKMGALDVSKVVDDHQGWRLITCIWLHGGLFHLLANMLSLLVIGIRLEREFGFIRIGLLYVISGFGGSLLSALFLQSNISVGASGAVFGLLGAMLSELITNWTIYTNKMSALLTLVIIIVINLAVGILPHVDNFAHLGGFFSGFLLGFVFLMRPQFGWVNQRYTPAYSRTGAKPKYKTYQRVLWLLSLILVVAGLIAGLVSLLRGVNLNDHCSWCHYMSCVPTSRWSCDTDPVSCMSVQTGNQYTLTCSDGGKNGTYLLDNPNQSMIRSLCSQLCR from the exons ATGGAGGAATCTCGCCGGTCGGAGATCCGTCTAAAAGTCAACTCCCGCCGTTTCGGCGGCGGAAACATCATCCATCCGGTTGAAGTCGAACAATCATCACCGACACCTTTTCCGGCCGCCGTGAATCAAAGTCAAACACCTTCACCGTTCCGAGAAGTTAAGCATTTTAAGAAGTGGTTACCGTGGTTGATACCTACTTTCGTTATAGCTGATACTGTACTGTTTATAATCACTATGTATGTCAACGATTGCCCTAAAAATTCGGTATCTTGCATCGCTACGTTCCTCAAGAGGTTATCGTTTCAGCCGTTTAAAGAGAATCCTCTTCTCGGACCTTCTTCTGAGAC GCTACATAAGATGGGGGCTTTGGATGTGAGTAAAGTGGTTGATGATCACCAGGGGTGGCGGCTTATTACTTGCATTTGGTTGCATGGTGGACTTTTTCATTTGTTGGCAAACATGTTGAGTCTCTTAGTTATTGGCATTCGGCTTGAGCGAGAATTCGGGTTCA TACGCATTGGATTGCTTTATGTAATCTCGGGGTTTGGTGGCAGTTTGTTATCTGCACTTTTCCTTCAGTCCAATATCTCGGTTGGCGCTTCCGGTGCAGTTTTTGGGTTGTTGGGTGCAATGCTTTCAGAACTCATAACTAATTGGACTATATATACTAATAAG ATGTCAGCATTATTGACTCTAGTGATCATTATTGTTATTAATCTGGCGGTGGGGATTCTGCCACATGTCGACAATTTTGCTCATCTCGGTGGGTTCTTTTCTGGTTTTCTTCTTGGGTTTGTGTTCTTAATGCGCCCCCAATTTGGATGGGTTAACCAAAGATACACGCCTGCTTATTCAAGAACCGGAGCTAAACCTAAATACAAGACGTATCAGCGTGTCCTTTGGCTTCTTTCACTCATCCTTGTGGTGGCCGG GTTGATCGCTGGCCTTGTTTCACTTCTGCGTGGAGTCAACTTAAATGATCACTGTTCTTGGTGTCATTACATGAGCTGTGTGCCTACTTCACGGTGGAGCTGTGACACAGATCCTGTGTCATGCATG TCTGTACAAACGGGTAATCAGTATACGTTAACATGCTCCGATGGTGGTAAAAACGggacctacttgctggacaacccGAACCAGTCGATGATACGAAGTCTTTGTAGTCAACTTTGTCGATGA